One genomic segment of Agelaius phoeniceus isolate bAgePho1 chromosome 32, bAgePho1.hap1, whole genome shotgun sequence includes these proteins:
- the PCP2 gene encoding Purkinje cell protein 2 homolog, whose product MAAPGGSEPERNAGGSPAEGGSPEQEGFFSLLSSVQGTRMDEQRCSLGGGTGGGVSEAAPPELASLLDMVANTQGRRMDEQRLPVPRLPGFGTGGAQD is encoded by the exons ATGGCGGCCCCGGGGGGCTCCGAGCCCGAGCGCAACGCG GGGGGGTCCCCGGCAGAGGGGGGGTCCCCCGAACAGGAGGGGTTCTTCTCGCTGCTGAGCTCCGTGCAGGGAACGCGGATGGACGAACAGCGCTGCAGCCTGGGGGGGGGCACCG GAGGAGGGGTCTCGGAGGCGGCGCCCCCCGAGTTGGCCTCGCTGCTGGACATGGTGGCGAACACGCAGGGGCGCAGGATGGACGAGCAGCGCCTGCCCgtgcccaggctgccaggctTTGGCACCGGGGGGGCACAG GACTGA
- the PET100 gene encoding protein PET100 homolog, mitochondrial — MGVKLEILRMFLYLSFPVAVFWVSNQAELFQRYVIDRKREIFPPDTPERRQAMAELKQRLRERKGTQA; from the exons ATGGGGGTGAAGCTAGAGATCCTGAGG ATGTTCCTGTACCTGTCCTTCCCCGTGGCCGTGTTCTGGGTCTCCAACCAGGCCGAGCTCTTCCAGCGTTACGTGATCGACCGCAAG AGGGAGATTTTCCCGCCGGACACCCCGGAACGG cgCCAGGCCATGGCTGAGCTGAAGCAGCGGCTGCGGGAGAGGAAGGGGACGCAGGCatga